In Desulfomonile tiedjei DSM 6799, a genomic segment contains:
- the bioA gene encoding adenosylmethionine--8-amino-7-oxononanoate transaminase, producing the protein MKNWSDLDKRYLWHPFTQMLEWTDTDPLVIQRGEGNYLIDTDGRRYLDGISSLWVNVHGHCRDALDKAIIEQLGIVAHSTLLGLSSIPSIALAEKLVKIVPEGLTRVFYSDSGSTAVEVALKMAFQYWRNLGRHTKRKFVTLAEAYHGDTIGSVSLGQIDLFHSIFQPLLFHTFSLPTPFPYRHPDLSLEECRDRSLDHLRALAEDHAEEIAAVVVEPLVQGAAGMIVHPPGFLRGVESLCREFDILLVCDEVATGFGRTGKMFACEHEGVRPDLMSVAKGLSGGYLPLAATLATEKIYEAFLGEYAEYKTFFHGHSYTGNALACAVACANLDIFESERILEQLQPKIALLQELLSTEIAPLPHVGEVRQCGFMVGIEIVEDSAKRQSYAPELRTGARITQDVRSRGVILRPLGDVVVMMPPLSVTQDEIRTLVASTAQSIAKVCGA; encoded by the coding sequence GTGAAGAATTGGTCTGATTTGGACAAACGATATCTTTGGCATCCCTTTACGCAAATGTTGGAGTGGACTGATACGGATCCTCTCGTGATCCAGCGTGGAGAAGGAAATTACCTGATCGACACGGACGGCCGCAGATATCTCGATGGCATTTCGTCACTTTGGGTAAATGTCCACGGACATTGTCGAGACGCGCTGGACAAGGCGATAATCGAACAACTAGGAATAGTGGCTCATTCCACGCTCCTGGGGTTATCCAGTATTCCATCGATTGCGTTGGCCGAGAAGCTGGTGAAGATTGTTCCTGAAGGTCTGACCAGAGTTTTTTATTCCGATTCCGGGTCAACAGCCGTGGAAGTGGCCTTGAAAATGGCTTTCCAGTACTGGCGCAATCTCGGACGGCACACGAAACGAAAGTTCGTGACGCTCGCCGAAGCCTACCACGGAGACACCATAGGATCGGTGAGTCTCGGGCAAATTGACCTGTTTCACAGTATTTTCCAGCCACTCTTATTCCACACGTTTTCTCTTCCGACTCCGTTTCCGTACAGGCACCCGGATCTGAGTCTCGAGGAATGTCGCGACAGATCTTTGGATCATCTGCGGGCGTTGGCAGAGGACCACGCGGAAGAAATAGCAGCGGTGGTTGTCGAACCGCTTGTTCAGGGCGCTGCGGGAATGATCGTTCATCCGCCGGGTTTTCTGAGAGGAGTTGAATCCCTGTGCAGAGAATTCGATATCTTGCTGGTGTGTGACGAGGTGGCAACAGGATTCGGGCGGACAGGAAAGATGTTTGCATGCGAACATGAAGGAGTGCGACCGGATCTCATGTCTGTAGCGAAGGGTCTGTCCGGCGGGTACTTGCCGCTTGCAGCGACACTTGCCACAGAGAAAATTTATGAAGCTTTTCTCGGCGAGTACGCTGAGTACAAGACCTTTTTTCACGGCCACAGCTATACGGGAAATGCTCTGGCGTGTGCTGTTGCCTGCGCGAATCTCGATATTTTCGAGTCTGAGCGAATCCTGGAGCAACTGCAACCCAAGATCGCCCTTTTGCAGGAACTCCTTTCCACTGAAATTGCACCTCTTCCTCATGTGGGTGAAGTGCGTCAATGCGGATTCATGGTGGGAATAGAGATTGTCGAGGACAGCGCTAAGAGACAATCGTACGCTCCCGAATTGCGAACCGGTGCACGAATTACGCAAGACGTACGGAGCCGAGGAGTAATCCTGAGGCCGTTAGGTGACGTAGTTGTGATGATGCCGCCGTTATCCGTTACTCAGGATGAAATTCGCACACTGGTAGCGTCTACCGCGCAATCCATAGCAAAAGTCTGCGGTGCTTAA
- a CDS encoding DUF3467 domain-containing protein: protein MADQRFQIQGMPVQGQGRMMQGAGQQVMMPQYGGGAGGAEGMMVRRMAAREGMESYYSNCAVVASSPREISVLFGRYVTPPPGSGSAELNPVYERQIYMTVEQAEDLAKALIETVKLFKAKANQQD from the coding sequence ATGGCGGACCAAAGATTTCAAATACAGGGAATGCCCGTTCAGGGACAAGGCAGAATGATGCAAGGCGCCGGGCAGCAGGTCATGATGCCGCAGTACGGTGGTGGCGCTGGTGGTGCGGAAGGAATGATGGTCCGAAGAATGGCCGCGCGTGAAGGTATGGAGTCGTATTACAGCAATTGCGCTGTAGTGGCCAGCAGTCCGCGCGAAATATCGGTTCTATTCGGCCGATACGTGACTCCGCCCCCCGGCTCGGGTTCTGCTGAATTGAACCCGGTCTATGAAAGACAAATCTACATGACCGTGGAACAGGCGGAAGATCTTGCAAAAGCGCTCATAGAGACCGTAAAATTGTTCAAAGCGAAAGCAAATCAGCAGGACTGA
- a CDS encoding lysylphosphatidylglycerol synthase transmembrane domain-containing protein produces MSNGNQRTFLILLGTAFGGAFLYMAFKDVSWPEFVNGLKQVNPVYFIPCTLLVIAIQFFRAVRFGLILNPFCPMKMKDLWDLLNIWAGASMILPIRLGELVRPYLLRQRDATFSSGFGAVMVERFFDLSGLVLLLGVVLWKNPKADIFYSYLGVGLLVVLAAGYLVVLFILARRDAFQRLVEKLLSWLPEKVSLFVGKIVQQLVDGFGIMASFKQAVVILACSVLIWILFSLMTYLFLLAFAVDAPFLVAVTIQVFICFGVALPSAPGFIGTFHAACRYALAIFGIQAVVAISFATVYHLFSLVSNLLLGLLSYRTCDFRFDQSLFSKPADSEEPVPGTDPRLAE; encoded by the coding sequence ATGTCAAACGGTAACCAGCGAACCTTCTTGATTCTCCTCGGAACCGCTTTCGGCGGGGCCTTCCTTTATATGGCATTCAAAGATGTGTCATGGCCTGAATTCGTCAACGGTCTCAAACAGGTAAACCCCGTTTATTTCATTCCTTGCACACTGCTCGTTATCGCCATTCAATTCTTCAGGGCGGTTCGCTTCGGCCTAATCCTCAATCCCTTTTGCCCTATGAAAATGAAAGATCTGTGGGATCTGCTCAATATATGGGCGGGAGCGAGCATGATTCTGCCGATACGTCTTGGCGAACTGGTGAGGCCGTATCTCCTGAGACAGCGAGATGCCACATTCTCAAGTGGTTTCGGAGCTGTAATGGTTGAGCGATTTTTCGATCTGTCCGGTCTCGTGCTGCTTCTTGGAGTAGTTCTCTGGAAGAACCCAAAGGCAGACATCTTCTACTCGTACCTCGGGGTCGGTTTGCTCGTGGTGCTCGCGGCCGGTTATCTCGTAGTACTCTTCATACTGGCTCGCAGAGATGCCTTTCAGAGACTTGTGGAAAAATTGCTTTCCTGGTTGCCGGAAAAAGTATCCCTTTTTGTCGGTAAGATTGTCCAACAATTAGTGGATGGATTCGGGATCATGGCGAGCTTCAAGCAAGCAGTGGTTATACTTGCGTGTTCGGTATTGATTTGGATACTTTTTTCTCTGATGACCTATTTGTTCCTTCTGGCATTCGCAGTGGATGCGCCGTTTCTCGTCGCAGTAACTATCCAGGTATTTATCTGTTTTGGAGTAGCCTTACCGTCCGCTCCAGGATTCATAGGCACATTCCATGCAGCTTGTCGTTACGCGCTTGCCATATTCGGCATACAGGCCGTAGTTGCGATCTCATTCGCAACGGTCTACCATTTGTTCTCTCTGGTATCCAATCTCCTCCTGGGATTGTTATCCTATCGCACATGCGATTTCAGATTCGATCAGAGTCTGTTCTCCAAACCGGCGGATTCCGAGGAGCCCGTTCCCGGAACAGATCCCCGGTTGGCAGAATAA
- a CDS encoding glycosyltransferase, which produces MVSDPILKIAVISKSNAEGGGASRVADDLAVLLNEEPNVIAHHWLGYPGAVWKQHMRLLFGGRRFHPIEQACRRISRKLGFTDFFTPEIFRMWLRKEVDYDIYHFHDLSTAVSPIGLRWLARRAHVVWTFHDISPFTGGCIFPMECKKWHARCRDCPKLQEWPLLTNFDRTRLMQAYKRKTAGKNLFTAIAPSAWMARQAIRSGMFSQPPRVIPYCVDTDLFQPHDKQAVRKKLGLPEHAYLILVSAAHLYEIRKGVVHALAALKALDRPFSVLLVGNSDPEVLARFKNFDLHVTGYVRDAELLSLYYAAADVFLFPTLADNLPLTVMETMAAGTPTIGFSTGGVPEMVSHKVHGWLAETADVQGLVEGLRTAHDNPEMREKWAKASRAKAVKLYSKPVFLKNHLDFYREILTCGR; this is translated from the coding sequence ATGGTTTCCGATCCCATCCTTAAAATAGCAGTAATCAGCAAGTCCAATGCGGAGGGCGGCGGCGCAAGTAGGGTAGCCGATGATTTGGCTGTACTCCTCAATGAAGAACCGAACGTGATCGCACATCACTGGCTCGGCTATCCGGGAGCAGTGTGGAAACAGCATATGAGGCTGCTCTTCGGCGGACGGCGTTTTCATCCAATCGAACAAGCATGCAGACGGATTTCCCGGAAGTTGGGGTTTACCGACTTCTTCACTCCTGAGATCTTTCGCATGTGGCTGCGCAAAGAAGTTGATTATGACATCTACCATTTTCATGATTTGTCCACTGCAGTCTCGCCAATAGGTTTACGATGGCTCGCCCGGAGAGCGCACGTAGTTTGGACGTTCCACGACATTTCACCATTCACCGGCGGCTGTATTTTTCCGATGGAATGCAAAAAATGGCATGCGCGATGCCGGGATTGTCCCAAATTGCAGGAATGGCCTCTCTTGACAAATTTCGACCGGACCCGTCTCATGCAGGCCTATAAGCGAAAGACTGCCGGCAAGAACCTTTTTACCGCTATCGCTCCATCGGCATGGATGGCACGGCAGGCGATCCGCTCCGGCATGTTCAGTCAACCGCCGAGAGTCATTCCTTACTGCGTGGACACCGATCTGTTTCAGCCCCACGACAAGCAAGCGGTTCGCAAGAAACTGGGATTACCCGAACACGCATATCTCATTCTGGTATCCGCTGCTCACCTCTATGAAATCAGAAAAGGCGTGGTCCATGCCCTGGCAGCATTGAAAGCGCTGGACAGGCCATTCAGTGTCCTGCTCGTGGGAAATTCCGACCCCGAGGTTTTAGCCCGTTTCAAGAATTTCGATCTGCATGTCACAGGATATGTCAGAGATGCCGAACTCTTGAGTCTCTATTACGCTGCGGCTGATGTTTTCCTGTTTCCGACTCTGGCGGACAATCTGCCTTTGACAGTCATGGAGACCATGGCTGCAGGCACTCCCACAATTGGGTTTAGTACGGGGGGAGTTCCGGAAATGGTGAGCCATAAGGTTCACGGCTGGCTGGCAGAAACAGCCGATGTGCAAGGATTGGTAGAGGGACTCCGGACAGCACACGACAATCCCGAAATGCGGGAGAAATGGGCAAAGGCGTCCAGGGCAAAGGCCGTTAAGCTGTATAGTAAGCCTGTATTCTTAAAGAATCATCTTGATTTTTATCGGGAAATATTGACATGCGGTCGCTAA
- a CDS encoding HAD family hydrolase, giving the protein MRSLKAKLPGIAVKVARRVFRVKSPTHVTRVVERLNLNVKVVSFDVFDTLLRRVVFPPEKTKIPSARALSGLLRSRGVSIDVGQILALRTQVEIAQWQAAKSQGFDPEYHIHGVFHGLLKNFMDEDEARLHVPRLIDEEISGEKWACRSEEGMVEAVRRLRELGKRVVFISDMYLGHDHVKELLDRNGFKGLFHRGYVSSEHRLSKRSGRLFVRMLEDEQVEPRQWIHFGDKITNDLLRPKFLGGRSYLYWPDHHETRLRRLEHLALREDHDGDCRVTLLVNACGLRNSGERGAAFDCGYTVFGPLIAHFVHRAALKVAEDRIRSVMFDGGTSPILQEVFKRMGIPECDDVRAESCCIPDYMMNLMVPDWTAALKKTAGKTSLRELFSTLFLDTQSLFPIVRSCGFNSLDDIVESGTEWRLQLLLNHPEFRKSVLEQREHDRGLLRDYLGQQGIEAHDTVSVIAFGPDTRFQETLQSVCSVKGHYLFLSEDRRGQGFLASGLDSHGRISETAIGLLHTLTAPLDARPLELKRNLDGKIVPVFSECRDNAATNRDLAVLQEGILQFAETYGQMTRFAKFPLTDEDTAGFLGRFERFVRKPTVAEAKTVLSCLNGEPSWRRGRIAVVGGHSLVSAYDSFASLFRKMYSG; this is encoded by the coding sequence ATGCGGTCGCTAAAAGCGAAGCTTCCGGGAATAGCTGTGAAGGTCGCACGAAGGGTATTTCGAGTGAAATCGCCCACCCATGTAACACGTGTGGTCGAGCGACTGAACCTGAACGTGAAAGTGGTCTCATTCGATGTGTTCGATACCTTGCTCAGACGAGTCGTGTTTCCACCTGAAAAAACCAAGATTCCCTCAGCCCGTGCACTCTCCGGATTGCTTCGTTCCCGGGGCGTGTCCATCGACGTAGGGCAGATCCTTGCGCTGAGAACCCAGGTAGAAATTGCGCAATGGCAGGCAGCCAAATCGCAGGGTTTCGATCCCGAGTATCATATACACGGCGTTTTTCACGGGCTGCTGAAGAATTTTATGGACGAGGACGAAGCGCGTCTTCACGTGCCGCGCCTCATTGATGAAGAAATCTCTGGTGAAAAATGGGCGTGCCGTTCCGAAGAAGGCATGGTTGAAGCGGTCCGCAGACTGCGAGAGCTTGGGAAACGAGTAGTATTCATTTCCGACATGTATCTCGGGCACGACCATGTAAAGGAACTCCTCGATCGAAACGGATTCAAAGGCCTCTTTCACCGCGGGTACGTTTCTTCAGAGCACAGACTGAGTAAACGCAGCGGCCGGCTCTTTGTTCGAATGCTTGAAGACGAACAGGTCGAGCCGCGGCAATGGATTCACTTTGGTGACAAGATCACGAACGATTTGCTGCGTCCGAAATTTCTGGGAGGAAGATCGTACCTGTACTGGCCCGATCATCATGAAACACGCCTCAGACGCCTCGAACACCTCGCTCTTCGCGAGGACCACGATGGAGATTGCAGGGTCACTCTCCTCGTGAATGCCTGCGGACTCCGGAACTCCGGCGAACGAGGGGCGGCTTTCGATTGCGGATACACTGTTTTCGGCCCCCTCATTGCTCATTTTGTACATCGCGCAGCCCTGAAAGTAGCAGAAGACCGGATTCGCTCAGTCATGTTCGATGGTGGAACTTCGCCTATCCTGCAGGAGGTGTTCAAGAGAATGGGGATTCCCGAATGCGATGATGTCCGTGCCGAATCTTGTTGCATTCCGGATTACATGATGAATCTCATGGTCCCTGACTGGACCGCCGCCCTGAAGAAGACTGCAGGAAAGACTTCACTTCGTGAGCTGTTTTCGACACTCTTCCTGGATACGCAGAGTCTTTTTCCCATCGTTCGTTCGTGCGGATTCAACTCTCTTGACGATATCGTGGAGTCCGGCACTGAATGGAGACTCCAATTGCTGTTGAACCATCCGGAATTCCGCAAAAGCGTCCTCGAACAACGGGAGCATGATCGAGGACTGCTCCGGGATTATCTCGGGCAACAGGGAATTGAAGCGCACGATACGGTATCGGTCATTGCCTTTGGGCCGGACACCCGTTTCCAGGAGACCCTCCAATCGGTGTGCAGCGTAAAGGGCCATTATCTTTTCTTATCCGAAGATCGACGAGGACAGGGGTTCCTAGCATCCGGTTTAGATTCACACGGACGGATCTCCGAAACCGCAATCGGTCTTTTGCACACTCTGACCGCACCATTGGATGCGCGCCCGCTCGAACTGAAGCGCAATCTTGACGGTAAGATTGTTCCCGTATTTTCTGAATGTCGAGACAATGCGGCAACAAATCGGGATCTGGCTGTGCTTCAAGAAGGAATTCTCCAATTTGCGGAGACTTACGGCCAGATGACAAGATTCGCCAAGTTCCCTCTGACGGACGAGGACACTGCAGGTTTCCTGGGCCGTTTCGAGCGATTCGTACGAAAGCCGACCGTGGCGGAAGCAAAGACAGTCTTGAGCTGTCTCAATGGAGAACCGAGCTGGAGACGAGGCAGAATAGCTGTTGTTGGTGGACATAGTCTTGTTTCGGCGTACGATTCGTTCGCTTCACTGTTCCGGAAGATGTATTCTGGATGA
- a CDS encoding efflux RND transporter periplasmic adaptor subunit: MDRIVFQDVGPQVPQKTVQAAQPVAHRAVFTLAKMALEAGSLDSLYFLLVNDTRILVEFDNCFLVTHMGGHTNFVAATNQTSLNKKSEAYREITKLGRELKSLTKPIAPGTEQDILGIADPDFPDSAREALGHYLHFSGCNRLCYIPLMHEGEAMGHLVMEFFSEGMPDRIAFEHLIAISPVFGAALAQRWVLHKRPELATMTSTKPLEQKGLMSSKKARYALAAAVAAILLFLLLFVVPVTFSVGGEADIIPRDKHLAFCKMEGLIEKVFVKEGQEVKEGQVLASLDPKDLDYRIKNAQTQFDINTEEMVILRSSAEEDVSKLAESRLAELKRQSAWLELSYYQWQKQFIEIKAPVDGVVVTKDVESLIGKKFTPGEPFCEVVLPSELWVQVEVPEDRVCYVKPGQDMWVYLNNEPLKGYKLKVAEIAPASEAVERLGNIYRVKAPFPDAEAFAKVGLKGVGKIETRDANLWFIITTRILKHWNKLMLYF, encoded by the coding sequence ATGGATCGAATCGTATTTCAGGATGTAGGGCCTCAGGTCCCTCAGAAAACTGTTCAAGCGGCACAACCGGTAGCTCACAGAGCGGTGTTCACGCTTGCAAAAATGGCTCTGGAAGCTGGTTCGCTTGACAGCCTCTATTTCCTCCTGGTGAATGACACCCGAATCTTGGTTGAATTTGATAATTGTTTTCTCGTTACCCATATGGGAGGGCATACGAATTTCGTCGCTGCCACCAACCAAACTTCTTTGAACAAGAAATCCGAAGCGTACCGCGAAATTACCAAATTGGGCAGAGAACTGAAAAGTCTCACGAAACCCATAGCCCCCGGGACAGAACAGGATATCCTCGGAATAGCGGACCCGGATTTTCCGGATTCTGCCAGAGAAGCGTTGGGCCATTACCTTCACTTCTCAGGATGCAATCGACTCTGCTACATACCCCTCATGCACGAAGGCGAAGCCATGGGGCACCTTGTCATGGAGTTCTTTTCCGAAGGGATGCCCGACCGAATAGCATTCGAACACCTGATTGCCATATCACCGGTGTTCGGGGCTGCTCTCGCCCAGAGATGGGTGCTGCACAAAAGGCCTGAACTGGCAACTATGACGAGCACAAAGCCTCTGGAGCAGAAAGGACTGATGAGCTCCAAGAAAGCCAGGTACGCCCTCGCGGCGGCAGTGGCTGCCATTCTTCTTTTTCTGCTGCTCTTTGTCGTGCCGGTCACCTTCAGCGTGGGAGGCGAAGCGGACATTATCCCCCGGGACAAACATCTGGCTTTCTGCAAAATGGAAGGGCTTATCGAAAAAGTGTTCGTAAAGGAGGGGCAGGAGGTCAAGGAAGGACAGGTATTGGCCTCTCTGGACCCCAAAGACCTCGATTATAGAATCAAGAACGCGCAAACACAGTTCGATATCAACACGGAAGAAATGGTTATCCTACGTAGCTCTGCAGAAGAAGACGTTTCCAAACTGGCCGAAAGTCGACTCGCCGAACTGAAACGCCAAAGCGCATGGCTGGAACTCAGCTATTACCAGTGGCAGAAGCAGTTTATTGAGATAAAAGCTCCGGTCGATGGAGTTGTCGTTACCAAAGACGTGGAAAGTCTCATCGGTAAGAAATTCACGCCAGGCGAACCATTCTGTGAAGTGGTGTTACCATCCGAGCTTTGGGTCCAGGTCGAGGTTCCGGAAGACCGGGTCTGCTACGTAAAGCCGGGTCAGGATATGTGGGTGTACCTGAATAATGAACCTCTCAAGGGATACAAACTGAAAGTAGCCGAAATTGCACCCGCGTCAGAAGCCGTGGAACGTCTGGGGAATATCTATCGTGTGAAGGCCCCCTTTCCCGATGCAGAAGCCTTTGCAAAAGTGGGTCTGAAGGGAGTGGGAAAGATCGAAACCAGAGACGCAAACCTCTGGTTTATTATCACAACACGGATCCTCAAGCACTGGAACAAGTTGATGCTGTACTTCTAA
- a CDS encoding HlyD family efflux transporter periplasmic adaptor subunit, which produces MFPKFRADLEVSQYDEGEGKISIVLKDPIADKFFRLSVYEYLFLKVFDGTKSLDAALQELKAAGHFYSLEDARLILDSASRLGLLLGTPFSSAEKQLFIKKYMDDAQRMKHFASVYFLFIPLLNPDKFLEKTLWIFKLFFNKWVAIFIALLIPGAIYFVIDKLDVLEREFLFFFNLENIIYLWITIVIAKLVHEFSHAYVAKQFGRYVPEMGIALLILFPCLYCNTTDAWQLSDRKQRMAIGAAGILAEAVLAVFAIYIWHYTKPGIINSLAFYLFNVSLISTLIFNANPLIRFDGYYILIDAIRTPNLVTKSRQYLRHIVMDKLLGLAQVQNNAKTLREKLIFGIYGTTSTMYRIALYAFIIVGVYTRFDKVLGIVLASWAIVTFVLMPMKNGVSGMYARRGQMKPKFAGFALLTAILVAALAALCLPLSAKSLYPCYMASSKTQKLTIPLMTMVDRVLIREGSVVKEGDLLYTLDTNELELNLFKKDTESEISKKKMEILLVDEKYKSRAIQKALDSYIQKEEANLTRADLELAKNGIRAPFDGIISKLDLSVQRGLRTEKGFVVGQIDSDKDRVVYGLILEDELYKFHKGQSVKVWFPIGTGLVLDGTVESIRMYSQRELDDSPFSSRFGGEVATEPRTLEQHGKRSGSSRKNADQRDVPLTAVYVCTVDLAGKGTDVPLGITGRLVVPYQARSLLSRAVDELVKTLNKEAFF; this is translated from the coding sequence TTGTTTCCCAAATTTAGAGCCGATCTTGAAGTCTCACAATACGACGAGGGCGAAGGGAAAATCAGCATAGTTCTCAAGGACCCCATTGCTGACAAGTTCTTTCGTCTCTCCGTTTACGAGTATCTCTTTCTGAAGGTTTTTGACGGGACCAAAAGCCTGGATGCTGCCCTTCAGGAACTCAAAGCCGCAGGCCACTTTTATTCTCTTGAAGACGCCCGCCTCATTCTCGATAGTGCTTCCCGCCTGGGTCTTCTTCTGGGAACACCTTTCAGCTCAGCCGAGAAACAGCTCTTCATCAAGAAATACATGGATGATGCACAGCGAATGAAGCATTTTGCGAGCGTCTATTTTCTTTTCATTCCTTTGCTGAATCCGGACAAGTTTCTCGAGAAAACGCTGTGGATCTTCAAATTGTTTTTCAACAAATGGGTCGCGATCTTTATCGCGTTGTTGATTCCCGGAGCCATCTACTTCGTAATAGACAAACTTGACGTTCTGGAGCGGGAATTTCTCTTCTTCTTCAATCTGGAGAACATCATCTACCTGTGGATCACCATCGTCATCGCGAAGCTTGTCCACGAGTTTTCCCATGCGTATGTTGCAAAACAATTCGGTCGATACGTTCCTGAAATGGGCATAGCACTTCTGATTCTGTTTCCGTGCCTCTACTGCAACACGACCGATGCGTGGCAACTGTCGGATCGGAAACAGCGCATGGCCATTGGAGCTGCAGGAATTCTTGCGGAAGCGGTTCTTGCGGTATTTGCGATCTACATATGGCATTACACGAAGCCCGGTATAATCAATTCATTAGCTTTTTATCTCTTCAACGTATCCTTGATTTCGACACTGATATTCAACGCCAATCCTCTCATACGATTTGACGGATACTACATCCTCATAGATGCGATCCGCACGCCGAATCTCGTAACCAAATCGCGGCAATATTTGAGGCACATTGTGATGGACAAACTTCTGGGCCTGGCTCAGGTTCAGAACAATGCCAAGACGCTACGGGAGAAACTCATATTCGGCATTTACGGTACGACATCTACCATGTATCGTATAGCTCTGTATGCATTCATTATCGTGGGCGTATATACCCGCTTCGACAAGGTGCTGGGCATCGTATTGGCATCGTGGGCAATCGTGACCTTCGTACTTATGCCGATGAAGAACGGAGTCTCGGGAATGTATGCCCGCAGGGGACAGATGAAACCCAAATTCGCCGGTTTTGCACTTCTGACGGCAATTCTCGTAGCGGCTCTGGCTGCCCTATGTCTACCTCTTTCGGCAAAATCCCTCTACCCCTGCTATATGGCTTCTTCCAAGACACAGAAGTTGACTATTCCTCTCATGACCATGGTCGATCGGGTGCTCATACGGGAAGGATCTGTGGTGAAGGAAGGGGATCTGCTGTACACCCTGGATACGAACGAATTGGAGCTGAATCTTTTCAAGAAGGATACGGAAAGCGAAATTTCGAAAAAGAAGATGGAAATATTGCTCGTGGACGAGAAATATAAATCCCGCGCGATCCAGAAAGCTCTCGATTCGTACATTCAAAAGGAAGAGGCGAACCTTACCCGGGCGGATCTCGAGCTCGCGAAGAACGGCATACGTGCTCCCTTCGACGGTATAATCTCAAAGTTGGACCTGTCTGTGCAAAGAGGATTACGGACGGAAAAAGGGTTCGTTGTCGGCCAGATCGATTCGGATAAGGATCGGGTGGTCTACGGGCTCATTCTGGAAGACGAGTTGTACAAATTCCACAAAGGACAATCAGTCAAGGTATGGTTTCCTATTGGTACCGGTCTGGTGCTAGATGGAACAGTCGAATCAATCAGGATGTACAGCCAGCGGGAACTTGACGATTCGCCGTTTTCCAGTCGTTTCGGGGGGGAAGTTGCAACAGAACCGAGAACATTGGAACAGCATGGAAAACGAAGCGGATCTTCACGGAAGAATGCGGATCAAAGAGACGTGCCGCTCACCGCTGTTTACGTGTGCACCGTCGATCTGGCAGGGAAAGGGACTGATGTCCCTCTGGGGATTACGGGAAGATTAGTGGTCCCGTACCAGGCGAGAAGCCTTCTCTCCCGAGCAGTGGACGAACTCGTAAAAACACTGAACAAAGAAGCGTTTTTCTAG